Genomic DNA from Peribacillus sp. FSL H8-0477:
ATCTCTTGCATATTGATCCATTCGCTTAACAAAGTGAGGACTAGTGGAAATGTAAACATGTCTGACTGTACGATCTGCTTCTCTCACTCTTTTGGCTATTCTCTGCTTTACGTCTTTAGAAAAATGCGTCTGTTTATGATCTGTAAGCTGTGCGGCAACATATGCCTGATCGCCAACCACGATTACCGTTGACCGTTTGATTTCTTTCAAATCATTCAGGCTTTTAGAAATGTCTTCTGACAGGCGCATATCTTTTCCGTTATTATTGTCTCTAACTCCCGCATCATTTGTATTAACATTTCTCGGCGTTATATAATCTCCGTTTCTAACTTGATTTACATTAGGTGTATTACGATTGTCTCGATTATTCATCCCTACATCCGTATTCTGGTTATCATTATTGGCTGAACATCCTCCAATAAATATGGCCATTACACTACTAGCTATAATTGCGGCAGATTTTCTCATCATTCTCACTCCTCTAAGTTGATACAGTTATTATCCGCCGTATCAATTGATTTATTCTTATGGAGTAAAAATGATCATGCCTTAATTAGAGGAGGTAACTTTCAACCCTATAATTCCAACCAATATAAATCCAACAAAAACTAAACGAGAAACACTTCTTGGTTCATTAAATAGAATGATTCCCATGATTACCGCACCCAATGCGCCAATACCAGTCCAAATGGCATAAGCAGTTCCAATTGGAAGCGTCTTAATTGCTGCTGAGAGAAAATAAAAACTAATAACCATTCCAATGATTGTTACAACCGTAGGCCATAACTTAGTGAATCCCTCTGTATACTTTAGACTGATTGCCCAGACCACCTCAAAAACGCCTGCAATAAGTAAAAAAATCCACGCCATATTCAATCTCCTCCTTAATAATCATGCTGCGTAATTTCCAGTTAAAATTCAAAAAAAGCCCGGGAGGTATCCTTAGATATCTCCCGGGCTTTTATCCCTCCGTGTACGCAAATTCGCGCGTTTCTCTCGGACCAGACCAGACCTTAACCTGCGGAACCCTAGAAACCTAATTGTTTATTCTATTTTAAGCCTGATCCCGTTTTGTAGCACTGACAGCAGGATTTTTGACATTTATTCCTTTGACAGCATGCCATACTTGTTTGAATGACGCAGGAACAGCTTTTACAGAATCCATTGTATATTGAACTGATTCTTTTTTCAACTGTACATCATCAGTAATTGCCTGCTGTGTCTGACTCAAATGAGTCGTTTCTTCCTTAAGCAATTCCATCCTTGCTTGCAATCTAACCGATGTTTCATTAAGGCTTTTTAAGGCTGGCTTCATATCTTTATATGTCTTAAAAGCCCGAAAAGCAAGATAAGCTAAGGAAAAAATCACAATTACTAAACTTAGGTAGACAATAAACATTCCGTATCCTCCTCCATTTAAATGGTCATTACCCTACTTTACCCTTTCCACACTATAAATAACAACTATCTATCTGAACATACTGAATTTCAACCTATTTACTCTTAAGATAACCAAATTTTCTATGACTAAAACCAACATACTGGGTAAAACTAGACCCATCATTGAAATAAAGGAGGCAGAATGAATGGATATCAGTCTCGTTTGGAGAACAGGATTTATTATTCTTGCAGTCATGTTCTTATTAAAGGAGGCAAAAAACAAGTCTTTAGTTCGAATTACCATTTCTCAAGCTATTGTGTTAATTGCCACTGTTATTCTTCTCATCCACCCTTTAACCAGCGGTAATGCGTGGATAACATTTGCTACATCCTACTTAATTATTATGGTCCTATAAATCAAAACCCCTAACCTTAACAGGTTAGGGGTTTTAAAAAGCTGCCGAGTTTATCTCGACAGCCGGATACTTTTATTATTTTTCTGAATTAGATTCTTCTTCAGTATTCGTGTAATCGTAATTTGCTGGGTCAATCGGCTTAAAGCCATTAGGAGTATAGAAACGAAGCAAATCTCCATTAACTACTTTATCCGAAAGCTCGAGCATAGTTTGAGCCATTTTCTGATCTTGAATGATTTCTTCATTTTCTTCGACTAGCTCACCAGTATTTGTATCATAGTTTTTACCTTTTAAGACCGTATAGTTTGGCGTGATAAAATCTCCATTACGGAATGGAACAACTTCACGGTGTTCTTTCGATAATAGATCCGAACCGAATTGAACATAATCTTTCGTATCAATACCTAATAAGTGAAGCATCGTTGGCATTAAATCAATTTGCCCGCCATATTGATGCATCTCTCCGCCTTCAACACCAGGAACATGAATTAATAGCGGTACGCGCTGTAATTGAGTATTTTCAAATTTATTAACTTCTTTACCAAGTACTTGAGACATAGCTGCATTATGGTTATCAGAAATACCATAGTGATCACCATACATGATAATGACAGAATTATCATATAGTCCAGACTCTTTCAGGTAAGTAAAGAATTGTTCCAGAGCCTCATCCGCGTATCTTGCGGTTTGGAAGTAATTATCTACTGATGAATCACCAGTCGTATGTTTCTCAATCGTTGCTTCTTCTGGGTCAAGTGGATATGGGAAGTGATTAGACAAGCTGATAAACTTCGCATAGAATGGCTGTTCCATTGATTCAATCAACGGAATAGATTCTTCAAAGAACGGTTTGTCTTTTAATCCGTAGTTCATCACGTCATCTTCATTCATATCATAGTAACTAGCGTCAAAAAATTGATTGAAGCCAAGTGCCTTATACATTTTGTCCCGATTCCAGAAACTTTTATAGTTACCATGGAAAACAGCTGATGTGTATCCCTTTTGCCCTAAAATAGCAGGAGCAGACTGGAATGTATTCTGAGATTGTGTTGTGAATGCCGCACCCTGCGGAAGACCAAACAGAGAATTTTCTAACATAAATTCTGCATCTGCCGTTTTACCTTGACCTGTTTGGTGGAAGAAGTTATCAAAGTACATAAAGTCCTTGCTGTCAGCAAGAGAATTCAAGAAAGGCGTTACTTCTTCGCCATTTAATTTATAGTCTATAATGAATTCCTGAATGGATTCTAGGTGAAGATAGATAATGTTTTTTCCTTCAGCTTTTCCAAAGTATTCAGGGTTTGGTGAGGCTGTAGTAGCCTTCGTATAGTTCACTGCCTCAGCAATATCTGAGCTGTTAGCTGTTGCACGCTGAGCATATGTTTTTGTATTTTGAATCGCATCATATACCGTATAATTGTACATACCTAAATACTTAACAATATAGTTTCGGTCAAACGTTTTTTTGAGGAGCTGCGGGCGATCCTGCTCCGCTAAACCTAAATTAACTGAGAAAATGGCAACCGCACAGGCAAAGACCACTGCTACCTTACGGCGATTCATTCTTCCTGTTTCGACTTTTACTGTTTTAAACAGGTAAAGTCCTAATAAAATCACTGTATCAAGGAAATACATAAAGTCATAAGGATTCATAAGTGCCGTAATACTTTGTCCAAGATCTCCAGCATTTTTTGTTTGAGTTAGTGTAGGAAGTGTGATGAAATCACTGAAAAAGCGATAATACATAATGTTAGCATATAACAGGAAAGACATAACAAAGTTTAATCCAATAATCCACTTATATGCTTTTTTCCCTCTTGCTAAAAGCGCAAGCCCAAAGATAAACATGGCTGAACTAACAGGGTTAATAAATAGCAGGAATTCCTGCATTTTACTTTCTACTCCTAAGTTAAATTCAACACGGTAACCAATATATGTCTTAATCCAGAAAAGTACAACCGCAATTAAGAAGAAACCAATAAGTTTATGCCGCAATAAAGATTGGCCCTTTTTAAATCTGTTCATATAACTTTTTCACCTCTATTAATCTAGTAGTTAGATTTAATTGTCATTCAAAAAATAAAAAGCCCTCAAAACAGCATCAGAGAGACTTTGCACATAAAGTAAATAGTATCACTCTTGGTGAAGTTGTCAATAAAAATACATTTTTTTACAATTCATATATCAGTTCAGTTGTCTGTTGGCGTAAAAGGACAAATCTACTGCTTGCCTTATTCATCTTATGAAAAGTTTTACATAAAAATAACAAATTAATGCTACGACATTTATATTACCACTTTCACGTTTAATTTTCCACTTTATCTATTTATCATTAATGAGTATATGGACACCCTGCAGTCCAGCCGCAAATTTATGATATGTTGATATATCAAGCTTTGTACACCTATTTTAAACCTTTTCTTCACTTTTTCAATATGTAATTATGCCTAATTTAAACCATTTATTTACATTTATTTGAAATAACAAACATGTTGTTGTTAGAAAGCCTATTTTACTGAGAATTATGTAATGCCTTCTTACATTTCTCTCTCCATTACTGAAACTGTTCCTACCCTTCAGGCAGATAGATACCTTAGAAATCGTCAGCATACTAACTGAAGAAAAATATTCATAGCGTTTAACCTAGATGATGCCTAATCTTCTTCGAGGTCTCCAGACCATGTTTGATAATCGTTTTCAAGGCGTGTCGGTGATATAATATGGATGACCATACTAAGCTAAAGGATGAGATTAGAGATGCCCACATTCCTTTCTAAGATATTTTCAAGCAAAAAGAAATTAAAAGTGGAGTTCTGCCAAAACAATTTGGATCAATTCGTTGATGAACAATCATTTCCTCGATATGAAGAATTTTTTTCATCAAATCGTGTTGAATATAAAGAATACGAATGCCTAAGCGAGTGTAAAACCTGTAGACAATCACCTTATGCTAAGGTTGATGGACAGATACTAACTGCCGATACGGCATTTGAATTATTAGAAAAGCTAAAAGCTCATTCACAATAAAACACCCCGTTTCACAGCGAAGGGGTGTTTTTGGTCTGTACTAATTCAATTATTTCTCCGGAAGGGCCTTCGACAAATAGAGTCTTCCAGCCATTTTCAAAAGATAAGGGTCCTTCAATGACTTTTCCATTCTGTACTACCTCCGCTTGCTCCTTTAAATCCGTTACCTCCAAGCAAAGATGGGGATTGGCGGCAGCGGTCTCTGTTTTTTGGACAATTAATTCTAATGTGAAAGTCCCGAGTGTTAAGAAATAGAGTTCCTCCCCCATTAAAATCATTCTGTCTTTCATCTGAAAACCCAACTGTTCGTAAAATCGCATGGATTTCTCAATATTATTAGTTTCTATACCGATATGATGAACCTTCACCTCTGACACCTTCCTTATATAATAAAGTTGATATCACCAAACTCATGCCATAAATACTTTTCCCGAATTGCCTCACCATAAGCATTAAACAATATTTCGGGGCTAATAAATGCGGTAAGCATATCTAAATGGCTTGCTTCTGGTTCATGAAATCCAGTAATAATCCCATCCACTATTTCCAATGGAAAAGCAGCGTCAATATAAAGCGCTGTCTCCCCAGAAGAAATACCTGTTGATACTGCTGACTCAAGTGCTCGGACTACAGTGGTACCTACTGCAATAACTTTGCCTCCTGAAGCTTTTGTTTTTAAGACTGCAGCCATTGTTTCTTGGGGAATGTCGTACCTCTCTATATTTTCTTTAGGGGAGAGTTGATCATTATCGTTCAAATAGGAAAGCCCAGTATGAAGCTGTAAATAAGAAAGCTGTATTCCTCTTTTCTGCAAATCCAGCAGCATCTCCCAGCTAAATGCTCTTCCAGCTGAAGCCAATTCCACTGAACCTGGTACCGTTCCATATACATTTTGGTAATAATGGAGATCCCATGACTCTTCGATATATTCATAGCGAATGGGTTCACCTAAGCTATACACATGCTGAAAAAGAGACAACCCGCTAATTGAGAAGCGAAGTACGAGTAGTGGTGAGTCCCGTTTTCTGTCTATTACAACGGCAAATAGTTCGTCGGAAAATTGGAGGCAATCACCAATTTCCACATTATCGAATAGTACTAAGGCTTCCCAACTTGTTTCGCTTAAGCAGCGAGCTAACCTCACCTCTATTTCTTGATTATGGATGGTTGCCCGGAGCGCAGCCGGGATGGTACGACTGTTATTCAACACAATCATGTCACCTGGTTTTACATAATCAGCTAAATGATTGAAAGAATCATGAATCACTTTGCCAGATTTTCTATCTATCGTCATCATTCGGACATGATCTCTTCTAACACCGCGCCGTTCAGGTGGAAACGCTGCGTGTAGTTCATGCGGGAGGGTAAAGGTTTGTGTGTTAATCTGCATAGCTGCCCCGCCCTTCTCTGAATTCGACTGCCTCTAGCCGTTGTCCATTTACGGTCCGAGCCTTCTCTGAAGCAAGAAAGAGAAAGACATCACACACATCTGCGGGATGATTTATAGGGTACGTACAATCTGGAACTGCTAATGCATGCATGTCAGTATCCATTTCCCCTGGATCTACCATATTAATTCTGACCCCCGTACCACTCACTTCATCTGCCCATGTTTGCGTTAATCCTTCTATAGCAAACTTTGAAATACCATAAGCACCCCATCCAGCGTAACCAGTGCTTCCTGCTTCTGAGGTAACATTGATAATAGATCCTCTGCCTTTCTGAAGCATACTTGGAAGAACACGTTTGGTCATTAAAAAGGGGCTTACCGTATTTGTTCTCACAACGTCGTGATAATCCTCTTCAGGATAATCTACTAAATACGGCATCGGACTCGGTCCTAGAACCGAAGCATTATTAATTAAAACATCCACCCTGCCAAATTCTTTTTCAATACATGACGCAAATTTCTCCACATCTCTTCCTATAGATAGGTCCCCGGCTACAGCTAGAACGATCGCCCCTAATTCCTCGGCTTCCGCTTTAACCTGGAACAGTAACTCCTCATTCCTTGCACACAGTGCCAGACACGCTCCCTTTTTTGCAAAAGCTAGAGCGAGCTCTCTCCCTAGTCCTTTTGAGGCACCCGTGATGATAACGACTTGGTTAGATTTTGTTTCCATTTATTATTCCCCTTTCCATCTACTGATTTATACCTTTATCTTACGCGCAGGATAAGGCAGCAGCATCGCCAATAAGATGGATGATTTACTACAACTTTAGTCGTACGTGGTTTTACTCAAGCAAGAAAGGGAACATATATAGAAAAAAGCTGGAGGTGCCTATGGATAGTCATAGTCTTCTTTTTAAGGATGATGGAATCATCCCCAACAACCCCGATCTACCTGTTCTTATTTACAAACATGCATTTGGAAAAGGAAATGAGATAGAAGAAAGATTTTACAAAAACAATTGGAGAAACAGCTGGGAAGGAGGAGTTTTTGATTATCACCATTTTCATAGCAATACTCATGAGGCCCTTGGTGTGATGCAGGGCACAGCGACCATTATGCTTGGCGGTGAACAAGGACAGTCTATTGAAGTGAAAACAGGTGATGTAATGATCCTCCCCGCAGGTACTGGACATAAATGTATCCTGGCAAGCCCTGATTTCATGGTTCTCGGCGCTTATCCAAATGGGATGAATTACAATTTAAAAACCGGTGAATCTAGAAATCGCCCTGAGGTGATTTCGGAAATAAAGCAAGTCCCCTTGCCAGATTATGACCCTGTATTCGGGAAAAATGGTCCTTTATTATCGGAATGGTTAAAAAAATAAAAAGAAAAGACTGTAGACAAAATCGGGTGGAAACCCGAGTTTGTCTACAGTCTTCTTTGGTTTTCTAAATCGGCAGTTGATTTCCGTTCCAGGCGTTTCTCTTTCCGTGGACGGGCGATGAGCCCGTAGGAATCTTCACGCCAACACCCAAATCAACGGTCTTTCTACATTTAATTTGGATTTTAGTCCGACGGTCAAATGAAAACACGTGCTACCCAAGAGCGGATTTAGGTGGAGATCCATTCAAATCGGGGGAATTGCGAAGAAATAGTAAGTAGAACAAAAGCTAAAACGCCATAAGAAGTCAGAGCACCTTATAAGGAGCTCTGACTTCTTTTAACATACGTTGTCTTCTGGAATGATTTTATCTTTATAATCTTGTAGTTCATCTAATGACTTATCTTTCTCAATACGGT
This window encodes:
- a CDS encoding DUF948 domain-containing protein, whose protein sequence is MFIVYLSLVIVIFSLAYLAFRAFKTYKDMKPALKSLNETSVRLQARMELLKEETTHLSQTQQAITDDVQLKKESVQYTMDSVKAVPASFKQVWHAVKGINVKNPAVSATKRDQA
- a CDS encoding S-adenosylmethionine:tRNA ribosyltransferase-isomerase; the encoded protein is MQINTQTFTLPHELHAAFPPERRGVRRDHVRMMTIDRKSGKVIHDSFNHLADYVKPGDMIVLNNSRTIPAALRATIHNQEIEVRLARCLSETSWEALVLFDNVEIGDCLQFSDELFAVVIDRKRDSPLLVLRFSISGLSLFQHVYSLGEPIRYEYIEESWDLHYYQNVYGTVPGSVELASAGRAFSWEMLLDLQKRGIQLSYLQLHTGLSYLNDNDQLSPKENIERYDIPQETMAAVLKTKASGGKVIAVGTTVVRALESAVSTGISSGETALYIDAAFPLEIVDGIITGFHEPEASHLDMLTAFISPEILFNAYGEAIREKYLWHEFGDINFII
- a CDS encoding YhcN/YlaJ family sporulation lipoprotein, whose product is MRKSAAIIASSVMAIFIGGCSANNDNQNTDVGMNNRDNRNTPNVNQVRNGDYITPRNVNTNDAGVRDNNNGKDMRLSEDISKSLNDLKEIKRSTVIVVGDQAYVAAQLTDHKQTHFSKDVKQRIAKRVREADRTVRHVYISTSPHFVKRMDQYARDVRNGKPISGMYDEFSSVVKRVFPRAY
- a CDS encoding VOC family protein, with protein sequence MKVHHIGIETNNIEKSMRFYEQLGFQMKDRMILMGEELYFLTLGTFTLELIVQKTETAAANPHLCLEVTDLKEQAEVVQNGKVIEGPLSFENGWKTLFVEGPSGEIIELVQTKNTPSL
- the sugE gene encoding quaternary ammonium compound efflux SMR transporter SugE produces the protein MAWIFLLIAGVFEVVWAISLKYTEGFTKLWPTVVTIIGMVISFYFLSAAIKTLPIGTAYAIWTGIGALGAVIMGIILFNEPRSVSRLVFVGFILVGIIGLKVTSSN
- a CDS encoding cupin domain-containing protein, which codes for MIYYNFSRTWFYSSKKGNIYRKKLEVPMDSHSLLFKDDGIIPNNPDLPVLIYKHAFGKGNEIEERFYKNNWRNSWEGGVFDYHHFHSNTHEALGVMQGTATIMLGGEQGQSIEVKTGDVMILPAGTGHKCILASPDFMVLGAYPNGMNYNLKTGESRNRPEVISEIKQVPLPDYDPVFGKNGPLLSEWLKK
- a CDS encoding LTA synthase family protein → MNRFKKGQSLLRHKLIGFFLIAVVLFWIKTYIGYRVEFNLGVESKMQEFLLFINPVSSAMFIFGLALLARGKKAYKWIIGLNFVMSFLLYANIMYYRFFSDFITLPTLTQTKNAGDLGQSITALMNPYDFMYFLDTVILLGLYLFKTVKVETGRMNRRKVAVVFACAVAIFSVNLGLAEQDRPQLLKKTFDRNYIVKYLGMYNYTVYDAIQNTKTYAQRATANSSDIAEAVNYTKATTASPNPEYFGKAEGKNIIYLHLESIQEFIIDYKLNGEEVTPFLNSLADSKDFMYFDNFFHQTGQGKTADAEFMLENSLFGLPQGAAFTTQSQNTFQSAPAILGQKGYTSAVFHGNYKSFWNRDKMYKALGFNQFFDASYYDMNEDDVMNYGLKDKPFFEESIPLIESMEQPFYAKFISLSNHFPYPLDPEEATIEKHTTGDSSVDNYFQTARYADEALEQFFTYLKESGLYDNSVIIMYGDHYGISDNHNAAMSQVLGKEVNKFENTQLQRVPLLIHVPGVEGGEMHQYGGQIDLMPTMLHLLGIDTKDYVQFGSDLLSKEHREVVPFRNGDFITPNYTVLKGKNYDTNTGELVEENEEIIQDQKMAQTMLELSDKVVNGDLLRFYTPNGFKPIDPANYDYTNTEEESNSEK
- a CDS encoding DUF1450 domain-containing protein; its protein translation is MPTFLSKIFSSKKKLKVEFCQNNLDQFVDEQSFPRYEEFFSSNRVEYKEYECLSECKTCRQSPYAKVDGQILTADTAFELLEKLKAHSQ
- a CDS encoding SDR family oxidoreductase → METKSNQVVIITGASKGLGRELALAFAKKGACLALCARNEELLFQVKAEAEELGAIVLAVAGDLSIGRDVEKFASCIEKEFGRVDVLINNASVLGPSPMPYLVDYPEEDYHDVVRTNTVSPFLMTKRVLPSMLQKGRGSIINVTSEAGSTGYAGWGAYGISKFAIEGLTQTWADEVSGTGVRINMVDPGEMDTDMHALAVPDCTYPINHPADVCDVFLFLASEKARTVNGQRLEAVEFREGRGSYAD